A window of the Polaribacter sp. HaHaR_3_91 genome harbors these coding sequences:
- a CDS encoding aldose 1-epimerase, whose amino-acid sequence MYTINHNTETNILEVKNTENTVFGKIHLNEGASLQELTLGGNAIIQDLAPLTYDSTFASSILFPFANRIKDGKYSFNNEDFQLEKNQEEEQNALHGFVYNKTFKVIAKEASADNAKITVEYNENIRNDGFPYTYTIVVTYIFTNDGLDLSVSVRNTDAKPFPFTLGWHPYFISDNLAKSSLNFDCDQQLIIGDRNITTGSETVNSMIHLDIEKKQLDDCWGLNSDKVAFNTPKYQLNFQSSGTKNYLQAYTPPRLNTIAIEPTTGVSNSFNNKIGLQTLDPNEKYSIVWKINIINN is encoded by the coding sequence TTGTATACCATAAACCATAACACAGAAACAAATATTTTAGAAGTAAAAAATACTGAAAACACGGTTTTTGGTAAAATTCATCTAAATGAAGGAGCTAGTTTACAAGAACTAACTTTAGGCGGAAATGCCATTATTCAAGATTTAGCTCCATTGACATACGATTCTACATTTGCCTCTTCTATTTTATTTCCGTTTGCAAATAGAATTAAAGATGGAAAATATTCTTTTAATAATGAAGATTTTCAATTAGAAAAAAACCAAGAAGAAGAGCAAAATGCATTGCATGGTTTTGTGTACAATAAAACGTTTAAAGTAATTGCAAAAGAAGCATCTGCAGATAATGCTAAAATAACTGTAGAGTATAATGAAAACATACGAAATGATGGTTTTCCGTATACATACACAATTGTAGTTACTTATATTTTTACAAATGATGGGCTAGATTTATCTGTTAGTGTAAGAAATACCGACGCTAAACCTTTTCCGTTTACTTTAGGGTGGCACCCGTATTTCATCAGTGATAATTTAGCAAAAAGTTCTCTAAATTTTGATTGTGATCAACAATTAATTATTGGTGACCGTAATATTACTACTGGCTCTGAGACTGTAAATTCTATGATACATTTAGATATCGAGAAAAAACAATTGGATGATTGTTGGGGTTTAAATTCTGACAAAGTAGCGTTTAACACTCCTAAATATCAATTAAACTTTCAATCTTCAGGTACCAAAAATTATTTACAAGCATATACGCCACCTAGATTAAATACCATAGCCATTGAGCCAACCACAGGTGTTTCTAATAGTTTTAATAATAAAATAGGATTACAAACACTAGACCCTAATGAAAAATATTCCATTGTTTGGAAAATAAACATAATCAACAATTAA
- a CDS encoding GntR family transcriptional regulator: MIEVKKEIGIPKYKQIINAIENAIENGLLKKGDQLPSINTIKNNNKLSRDTVLMAFNELKNRGIIESIVGKGYYVISEDINVHQKIFLLFDELNSFKEDLYNSFLENLEDTIQVDIFFHHFNEAIFKKLIKDNAGSYNYYVIMPANLENTSKSIQLLPDDKVYILDQVPEDLVAYPSIYQNFEKSIYENLTKASGFVSKYNKINLIFSEEKQPKGILKGFTQFCEQSTMPFEILSTVKETPLIKGELYVLLDDISLLRIIKKMKSQNMTLVNDIGVISYNDTLLKEIVEGGITTITTDFNEMGKRLAKMILNKEQDKVENPNKLIIRNSI; the protein is encoded by the coding sequence ATGATAGAAGTTAAAAAAGAAATAGGCATTCCTAAATATAAGCAAATCATTAATGCTATAGAAAATGCTATAGAAAATGGTTTGTTAAAAAAAGGAGATCAATTGCCTTCTATTAATACTATTAAAAACAACAATAAACTTTCTAGAGATACCGTTTTAATGGCCTTTAATGAATTAAAGAACCGAGGTATCATAGAATCTATTGTAGGAAAAGGGTATTATGTTATAAGTGAAGATATTAATGTGCATCAAAAGATATTTTTACTTTTTGATGAACTTAATTCATTTAAAGAAGATTTATATAATTCTTTTTTAGAAAACTTAGAAGACACTATTCAGGTAGATATTTTCTTTCATCATTTTAATGAAGCTATTTTTAAAAAACTAATAAAAGACAATGCTGGTAGTTATAATTATTATGTAATTATGCCTGCTAATTTAGAAAACACCAGTAAGAGCATTCAATTATTACCAGATGATAAAGTCTATATTTTAGATCAGGTGCCAGAAGATTTGGTAGCATATCCATCCATCTATCAAAATTTTGAAAAATCCATCTATGAAAACCTAACTAAGGCTTCAGGATTTGTTTCAAAATATAATAAAATTAATCTAATCTTCTCAGAAGAAAAACAACCTAAAGGCATTCTTAAAGGGTTTACACAATTCTGCGAACAAAGCACAATGCCTTTTGAAATTTTAAGCACTGTAAAAGAAACTCCTTTAATAAAAGGTGAACTTTACGTATTGCTAGATGATATAAGTTTACTAAGAATTATCAAGAAAATGAAAAGTCAGAATATGACTTTAGTAAATGATATTGGCGTTATTTCTTATAACGATACATTATTAAAGGAAATAGTTGAAGGAGGCATTACCACCATTACTACAGATTTTAACGAAATGGGAAAAAGGTTAGCCAAAATGATTTTGAACAAAGAACAAGACAAAGTAGAAAATCCGAATAAATTAATTATTAGAAACTCAATATAA
- a CDS encoding sodium/sugar symporter — translation MKAGFEIWDYIVFIAYAILILGVGLWVSRDKKGHQKNAEDYFLASKSLPWWAIGTSLIAANISAEQFIGMSGSGFALGIAIASYEWMAALTLIIVGKYFLPIFIEKGLYTIPEFVEKRFSTNLKTILAVFWLGLYIFVNLASVLYLGGLAIETIMGVDMMYAIIGLALFAAAYSLYGGLSAVAWTDVIQVVFLVLGGLVTTYLALNTVSGGEGMLAGFSKVLDAAPEKFHMILDESNDNYVNLPGIWVLVGGLWVANLYYWGFNQYIIQRTLAAKSLKESQKGILLAAFLKLIIPLIVVIPGIAAYVMVNDPAIMANLGEVGMLNVPSAEQADKAYPWLLQFLPTGLKGVAFAALAAAIVSSLASMLNSTSTIFTMDIYKQYFNKNADDKTTVNVGRISAAVALIIAVIVAPLLGGIDQAFQFIQEYTGIVSPGILAVFILGLFYKKTTNNAAIWGAILSIPIALTLKFIPIAVFEPWMHQMGITAVLTLIIIMVMSNIQNKGKDDPKGIDFGSDLFKTTPLFNLGSIAVCILVTVLYCLFW, via the coding sequence ATGAAAGCAGGTTTTGAAATTTGGGACTATATAGTCTTCATTGCGTATGCCATTTTAATTTTAGGTGTAGGTTTATGGGTTTCTCGAGATAAAAAAGGACACCAAAAAAATGCAGAAGATTACTTCTTGGCAAGTAAATCTTTGCCTTGGTGGGCAATTGGTACTTCTTTAATTGCTGCAAATATTTCTGCAGAACAATTTATAGGGATGTCTGGTTCTGGTTTTGCCTTGGGTATTGCAATTGCTTCTTATGAATGGATGGCAGCATTAACTTTAATAATTGTTGGTAAATATTTCTTACCTATTTTTATAGAAAAAGGATTGTATACAATTCCTGAATTTGTTGAAAAACGTTTTTCTACCAACCTTAAAACAATTTTAGCTGTATTTTGGTTAGGTTTATACATATTTGTTAATCTTGCTTCTGTTTTATATTTAGGAGGTTTGGCTATTGAAACCATTATGGGAGTAGATATGATGTATGCAATTATTGGTTTGGCATTATTTGCAGCTGCATACTCTTTGTACGGAGGTTTATCTGCGGTAGCATGGACAGATGTTATACAAGTAGTATTTTTAGTGTTAGGTGGTTTGGTTACTACTTATTTAGCTTTAAATACGGTTTCTGGAGGAGAAGGAATGTTAGCAGGTTTTTCTAAAGTATTAGATGCTGCTCCAGAAAAATTTCATATGATATTGGATGAATCTAATGATAACTATGTAAACTTACCTGGTATTTGGGTATTGGTTGGTGGTTTATGGGTTGCAAACTTATATTATTGGGGATTCAACCAATATATTATTCAAAGAACTTTAGCTGCTAAATCTTTAAAAGAATCTCAAAAAGGGATTTTATTAGCAGCATTTTTAAAATTGATTATTCCTTTAATTGTTGTAATTCCTGGTATTGCAGCGTATGTAATGGTAAACGACCCAGCTATTATGGCTAATTTAGGTGAAGTAGGTATGTTAAATGTGCCTTCTGCCGAACAAGCTGATAAAGCATATCCTTGGTTACTACAATTTTTACCTACAGGATTAAAAGGTGTTGCTTTTGCTGCTTTAGCTGCTGCTATTGTTTCTTCTTTAGCTTCGATGTTGAATTCTACATCTACCATTTTTACAATGGATATTTATAAGCAATACTTCAACAAAAATGCAGATGATAAAACTACGGTAAATGTGGGGAGAATTTCTGCTGCAGTTGCTTTAATAATTGCTGTTATTGTAGCGCCACTTTTAGGGGGTATCGATCAAGCATTTCAATTTATTCAAGAGTACACAGGTATTGTAAGTCCAGGTATTTTAGCTGTATTTATTTTAGGTTTGTTTTATAAGAAAACAACTAATAATGCAGCGATTTGGGGAGCTATTTTATCTATTCCAATTGCATTAACATTGAAATTCATTCCAATAGCAGTATTTGAGCCTTGGATGCATCAAATGGGAATTACAGCTGTCTTAACGCTTATTATCATTATGGTTATGAGTAATATTCAAAACAAAGGGAAAGATGATCCTAAAGGGATTGATTTTGGCTCAGATTTATTTAAAACAACTCCGTTGTTTAACTTAGGTTCTATTGCCGTTTGTATTTTAGTAACTGTACTATATTGTTTATTCTGGTAG
- a CDS encoding thioesterase family protein, with protein sequence MSFKVTFHTKWSDFDPNRHMRHTAYNDYAAEVRVRYFRDQNFSIAEFTKHNLGPILFTEETSFRKEIHLGENISVDFKISGLSKNGERWKITHQVFNEAGQLSAIIKVYGAWIDLTKRKLTVPPKEAQHLFDASEKSDDFEEIALKKS encoded by the coding sequence ATGAGTTTTAAAGTAACATTTCACACAAAATGGTCTGACTTTGACCCAAACAGACACATGCGTCACACAGCATATAATGATTATGCCGCAGAAGTAAGAGTACGATATTTTAGAGATCAAAATTTCTCTATAGCAGAATTTACAAAACACAACCTTGGTCCTATTTTATTTACCGAAGAAACTTCTTTTAGAAAAGAAATCCATTTGGGAGAAAATATCTCTGTAGACTTTAAGATTTCTGGTTTATCTAAAAATGGTGAACGTTGGAAAATCACACATCAAGTTTTTAATGAAGCTGGTCAATTATCAGCAATTATAAAAGTATATGGAGCTTGGATAGATTTAACTAAACGAAAACTAACCGTACCACCAAAAGAAGCCCAACATTTGTTTGACGCTTCCGAAAAAAGTGACGACTTTGAAGAGATAGCTCTTAAAAAAAGTTAA
- a CDS encoding carboxy terminal-processing peptidase, with the protein MKTKYKITTFLLAILLFATSLQTQAANTDTNSDPEKDKILVYILRNILTRSHFVVKDMNDDFSEYVYTEFIDGLDPSKRYFTQKDMKDFSKFKYEIDNQLLKEDVSFYNLVYERFTSKIKNAKSYYGDLLKQPFNFNKTETIDVDYEKVPFAKNENELIDYWRKQLKLSTLIRIQDKLDKQKADVLKNKNHKTKSFDELEKEARAEVLKNMDDLYVRIEELEHEDWFSTFLNSVVGAFDPHTTYMAPSIKERFDQDMSGKLEGIGARLVKKGIYTEIFELVSGGPAWKEGSLEPGDIILEVAQGDEEPLDIVGMRLDDAIKFIKGKKGTEVKLTVKKKLDGTNKVISITRDVVELEETFVKSSIVEKDGKKFGIIDLPKFYIDFNEESYRDSAKDMEQEIERLKSEGVTGLIVDLRNNGGGSLKTAIEISGLFINEGPIVQVKYRGEDPIIKKDIDPKIQWEGAVVVLVNEFSASASEIFAAAMQDYKRAVIMGGNQTYGKGTVQSVLPINQFTKYDKDLGALKMTIQKFYRVNGGSTQIEGVYSDIAMPDRYSYMKFGERDLDGALVWDKVKQADYVQTNSYQNFNDVVNNSKQRIATDSKFKLINEYAKWLKKKQDDNSYSLNYKQFEEVNVANEKDAEKFKSVFDYKSDLTFNSPTYELSLIKKDTALADKRLAWHKNLSKDVYVFEAINVLSELKMNTKNEIVKQ; encoded by the coding sequence ATGAAGACAAAATATAAAATCACCACATTTTTATTAGCAATACTTCTATTTGCAACTAGCTTGCAAACTCAAGCCGCTAATACGGATACCAATTCAGACCCTGAAAAAGATAAAATTTTAGTTTACATTCTTAGAAATATACTTACCAGAAGTCATTTTGTTGTAAAAGACATGAATGATGATTTTTCTGAATATGTGTATACCGAATTCATTGATGGTTTAGACCCAAGCAAAAGGTATTTTACTCAAAAGGATATGAAAGATTTTTCTAAATTCAAATATGAAATCGACAATCAACTTTTAAAAGAAGATGTCTCTTTCTATAATTTGGTTTATGAACGATTTACTAGTAAAATTAAAAATGCAAAATCATATTATGGTGATTTGTTAAAACAACCTTTTAACTTTAACAAAACGGAAACCATTGATGTAGATTATGAAAAAGTTCCTTTCGCTAAAAATGAAAACGAGCTGATAGACTACTGGCGTAAGCAATTAAAATTAAGTACTCTTATTAGAATTCAAGATAAGTTAGACAAACAAAAAGCGGACGTACTAAAAAACAAAAATCACAAAACAAAAAGTTTTGATGAACTTGAAAAAGAGGCACGTGCAGAAGTTCTTAAAAATATGGACGATTTATATGTTAGAATTGAAGAGCTAGAACATGAAGATTGGTTTTCTACTTTTCTAAACAGTGTTGTGGGTGCTTTTGACCCTCACACAACCTATATGGCGCCAAGTATAAAAGAACGTTTTGACCAAGACATGTCTGGTAAACTAGAAGGAATTGGAGCGCGTTTAGTAAAAAAGGGAATTTATACCGAAATTTTTGAATTGGTTTCTGGAGGTCCTGCATGGAAAGAAGGTAGCTTAGAACCTGGTGATATTATTCTAGAAGTTGCTCAAGGAGATGAAGAGCCATTAGATATTGTTGGGATGCGTTTAGATGATGCTATAAAATTTATCAAAGGAAAAAAAGGTACAGAAGTTAAATTAACCGTTAAGAAAAAATTAGACGGTACCAACAAAGTAATTTCTATTACTAGAGACGTTGTAGAACTAGAAGAAACTTTTGTAAAATCTAGTATTGTAGAAAAAGATGGTAAAAAATTCGGAATTATAGATTTACCTAAGTTTTATATCGATTTTAATGAGGAAAGTTATAGAGATTCTGCAAAAGATATGGAGCAAGAAATAGAACGCTTAAAAAGTGAAGGTGTTACTGGCTTAATTGTAGATCTAAGAAATAATGGAGGTGGTTCTCTAAAAACAGCCATTGAAATTAGTGGATTGTTTATTAATGAAGGTCCAATTGTACAAGTAAAATATAGAGGTGAAGATCCAATTATTAAAAAAGATATTGATCCAAAAATTCAATGGGAAGGAGCAGTAGTTGTTCTTGTAAATGAGTTTTCTGCCTCAGCTTCAGAAATTTTTGCTGCAGCAATGCAAGATTATAAAAGAGCAGTAATTATGGGCGGTAACCAAACCTATGGTAAAGGAACCGTGCAAAGTGTTTTACCTATTAATCAATTTACAAAATACGATAAAGACTTAGGAGCTCTAAAAATGACTATTCAAAAATTCTATAGAGTTAATGGTGGTTCTACTCAAATTGAAGGAGTGTATTCAGACATTGCAATGCCAGACAGATATAGTTATATGAAATTTGGCGAAAGAGATTTGGATGGCGCATTGGTTTGGGACAAAGTAAAACAAGCAGATTATGTGCAAACAAATTCGTACCAAAATTTTAATGATGTTGTTAATAACAGTAAACAAAGAATTGCTACAGATTCTAAATTTAAGTTGATAAACGAATATGCTAAATGGTTAAAAAAGAAGCAAGACGATAATTCTTACTCTTTAAACTATAAACAATTTGAAGAAGTAAATGTAGCCAATGAAAAAGATGCAGAAAAATTTAAATCTGTTTTTGATTATAAATCAGATTTAACGTTTAACTCTCCAACTTACGAACTTTCATTAATTAAAAAGGATACAGCACTAGCTGACAAACGATTGGCATGGCATAAAAATTTATCGAAAGATGTCTATGTTTTTGAAGCTATAAACGTTTTAAGTGAGTTAAAAATGAATACCAAAAACGAAATAGTAAAACAATAA